Proteins from a genomic interval of Salinarchaeum sp. Harcht-Bsk1:
- a CDS encoding CNNM domain-containing protein has translation MVDLATAIRLVAGVGLLLGNGFFVTTEFALTRVRQFDESEFEGRGLELAWEMTEKLEIYLSGCQVGITICSVGLGFVAEPAVAAVLDPVLHEIGLTSPSGAGHSALAVGTSLAIINLLHVIVGEQAPTYLGIERTKFVAQYGAPVLFAWTKVMSPVILLSDRVAKGLLGLFGVEIGRSWTEEELEEGEEGAMTRGELRRRMGDALSQVEDLPPERREEVLGALDIGTIEVEDIMIDESEILAVSTADPLETNLERIAESPHVRFPVVGESLDDFRGVLYTPLVLRHLEELQEGTLDLEELATPPMTVSPEATVAALIDQFQRENQELAFVTEPTDADGDDRVLGLVTATDAFEQITGDLEDPMDVQQS, from the coding sequence ATGGTCGATCTCGCCACCGCTATCAGACTGGTCGCTGGCGTCGGCCTGCTGCTCGGCAATGGCTTCTTCGTCACGACGGAGTTCGCCTTGACCCGGGTGCGTCAGTTCGACGAGTCGGAGTTCGAGGGGCGGGGGCTCGAGCTGGCCTGGGAGATGACCGAAAAGCTCGAGATCTACCTATCGGGCTGTCAGGTCGGCATCACGATCTGTTCGGTCGGTCTGGGATTCGTCGCAGAGCCCGCGGTGGCGGCGGTGCTCGACCCGGTGCTCCACGAAATCGGGCTGACCAGTCCGAGCGGTGCGGGCCACAGTGCGCTCGCAGTCGGTACCTCGCTCGCGATCATCAACCTCCTGCACGTGATCGTCGGCGAGCAGGCGCCGACCTACCTCGGCATCGAGCGGACGAAGTTCGTCGCGCAGTATGGCGCACCAGTCCTCTTCGCGTGGACGAAGGTCATGTCGCCGGTCATCCTGCTCTCCGACCGCGTCGCGAAGGGCCTCCTCGGCCTGTTCGGCGTCGAGATCGGACGCTCCTGGACCGAAGAAGAGCTGGAGGAAGGGGAGGAGGGAGCGATGACCCGCGGGGAGCTCCGGCGCCGTATGGGCGACGCGCTGTCCCAGGTCGAGGACCTGCCACCGGAACGTCGGGAGGAGGTCCTCGGCGCGCTGGACATCGGCACGATCGAAGTCGAGGATATCATGATCGACGAGTCGGAGATCCTCGCGGTGAGCACGGCGGACCCCCTCGAGACGAACCTGGAACGCATAGCCGAATCGCCGCACGTCCGCTTCCCTGTCGTCGGCGAGTCGCTCGACGACTTCCGTGGGGTTCTGTACACGCCGCTGGTGCTCCGCCACCTGGAGGAGCTACAGGAAGGGACCCTGGACCTCGAGGAACTCGCGACGCCACCGATGACGGTCTCGCCCGAAGCGACCGTCGCGGCACTGATCGATCAGTTCCAGCGTGAGAACCAGGAGCTGGCGTTCGTCACCGAACCGACCGACGCGGACGGTGACGATCGCGTTCTCGGACTGGTCACTGCGACCGACGCGTTCGAGCAGATCACGGGCGATCTCGAAGATCCGATGGACGTCCAGCAGTCCTGA
- the tmcA gene encoding tRNA(Met) cytidine acetyltransferase TmcA, translating into MDLAALARSLRSEAERSEERRGIVLAGEREAGLEAARLVLGAAEIEFGDVTVVGPPNQLPADTVSTNRADKLLGTTKDAVVLDAHEELRPNAVGQVVGAVDGGGLFVVLAPPLSQWAERRDGFDERLAVPPFERRDVGGRFKRRFLERLQVHRGIAIVDVDGEWVEDDGLTDPAPRLEDGRSRRGPPKESTFPPSVYDRCLTGDQAAAVGAFEVLNPTDTRATDPRAIVLEADRGRGKSSTAGLAAGALAVDGADVLVTAPQYDAAAAIFERAAEVLADLDVAVDSDGEPPKELRVGRDPDDTDDERESASGHVRFRTPSDAVEVAGDADLVIVDEAAALPVARLEAFLAADRVAFATTIHGYEGAGRGFSVRFRDRLAESRHDVDEVRLDEPIRYAAGDPIEAWAFDALLLDARPAVDQVVEDATPGSVEYRRLPPEDLLADEHLLREAFGLLVLAHYRTEPDDLARLLDAPNVAVRALVQDGHVAAVALLAREGGLGPDRRAAMYDGERIRGHMLPDVFTSQLRDERAAIPVGARVLRIATHPAARRRGLGSRLLARLRTEATDGLPEWNGAPRPAEASDRDGLDWLGVGYGATPDLLRFWASCGYRTVHLATTRNDRSGEYSALMVDPISEAGQELHDRTARRFGGRIGDVLGDALDDAEPDVVRAALSATDATAAPPLNLTDWEWRVVASAAYGPGLADVAPGPFRSLAARHLIDPLDPEALDDTGERLLVRKALQSWDWDAVASDVGYHSTGMAMRDYGDAFEPLVSLYGTDVALEERARYVEADETPALEGETLPGSGANADEPGTAEQHLDEPDDGA; encoded by the coding sequence ATGGACCTCGCGGCACTCGCGCGATCGCTTCGATCCGAGGCAGAGCGGTCGGAAGAGCGCCGCGGCATCGTACTCGCCGGGGAGCGGGAGGCCGGGCTCGAAGCGGCCCGACTCGTCCTCGGCGCCGCGGAGATCGAGTTCGGCGACGTGACCGTCGTCGGGCCGCCGAATCAGCTCCCCGCGGACACCGTCTCGACCAACCGCGCCGACAAACTCCTCGGGACGACGAAAGACGCTGTCGTGCTCGACGCTCACGAGGAACTCCGCCCGAACGCCGTCGGACAGGTGGTCGGCGCCGTCGACGGCGGCGGACTGTTCGTGGTGCTCGCGCCACCGCTCTCTCAGTGGGCCGAGCGCCGCGACGGCTTCGACGAACGGCTCGCCGTCCCACCGTTCGAGCGCCGGGACGTGGGGGGACGGTTCAAACGCCGATTCCTCGAACGGCTGCAAGTCCACCGCGGCATCGCGATCGTTGACGTCGACGGCGAGTGGGTCGAGGACGACGGGCTGACAGATCCGGCGCCACGGCTGGAAGACGGTCGGAGCCGGCGGGGGCCGCCCAAGGAGTCCACGTTCCCACCGAGCGTCTACGACCGCTGCCTGACGGGAGATCAGGCAGCAGCAGTCGGTGCCTTCGAGGTGCTGAATCCCACCGACACGCGAGCAACCGACCCCCGTGCCATCGTCCTCGAGGCCGACCGGGGTCGCGGAAAGTCCAGCACAGCAGGGCTCGCTGCGGGTGCCCTCGCTGTGGACGGAGCGGACGTACTGGTGACCGCGCCACAGTACGACGCCGCGGCGGCGATCTTCGAGCGTGCAGCGGAGGTGCTGGCAGACCTCGACGTCGCTGTCGACTCCGACGGCGAGCCACCGAAGGAACTGCGAGTCGGCCGAGATCCGGACGACACCGACGACGAGCGTGAATCGGCCTCGGGACACGTCCGGTTTCGCACTCCCAGCGATGCGGTGGAAGTAGCAGGCGACGCAGACCTGGTGATCGTCGACGAGGCGGCGGCACTGCCGGTCGCGCGCCTCGAAGCGTTCCTCGCCGCGGACCGCGTCGCGTTCGCGACGACGATCCACGGGTACGAGGGCGCCGGCAGAGGCTTCTCGGTCCGGTTCCGCGACCGTCTCGCGGAGAGCCGGCACGACGTGGACGAGGTCAGACTCGACGAGCCGATCCGCTACGCGGCCGGCGATCCGATCGAGGCCTGGGCGTTCGACGCACTCCTGCTCGACGCCCGACCCGCCGTCGATCAGGTCGTCGAAGACGCGACGCCGGGGAGCGTGGAGTACCGCCGGCTCCCACCCGAGGACCTCCTCGCCGACGAGCACCTCCTGCGAGAGGCGTTCGGCCTCCTCGTGCTCGCTCACTACCGGACCGAGCCGGACGACCTCGCCAGGTTACTCGACGCGCCGAACGTCGCCGTCCGTGCGCTCGTCCAGGACGGCCACGTCGCAGCCGTCGCGCTCCTCGCACGCGAAGGCGGACTCGGACCGGACCGCCGCGCCGCGATGTACGACGGCGAGCGCATCCGCGGCCACATGCTCCCCGACGTCTTCACGAGCCAACTCCGGGACGAGCGCGCTGCGATCCCAGTCGGGGCTCGCGTCCTCCGCATCGCGACCCACCCGGCCGCCAGACGGCGGGGCCTCGGCTCGCGGCTTCTCGCTCGCTTGCGGACCGAGGCGACCGACGGATTACCGGAGTGGAACGGGGCGCCCCGGCCCGCAGAAGCGTCCGACCGCGACGGGCTCGACTGGCTCGGCGTCGGCTACGGCGCGACGCCCGATCTCCTGCGGTTCTGGGCGAGCTGTGGCTACCGGACGGTCCACCTCGCGACCACCCGGAACGATCGCAGCGGCGAGTACTCCGCGCTGATGGTCGATCCGATCTCCGAAGCTGGGCAGGAGCTGCACGATCGAACGGCTCGACGGTTCGGCGGGCGAATCGGCGACGTACTTGGAGACGCCCTAGACGACGCGGAGCCGGACGTGGTTCGGGCCGCGCTTAGCGCGACAGACGCGACGGCGGCCCCACCGCTCAACCTGACCGACTGGGAGTGGCGGGTCGTCGCGAGTGCGGCGTACGGCCCAGGGCTCGCCGACGTGGCACCCGGACCCTTCCGCTCACTCGCAGCGAGACACCTGATCGACCCGCTCGATCCGGAGGCGCTGGACGACACAGGCGAGCGGCTGCTCGTCCGGAAAGCGCTCCAGTCCTGGGACTGGGACGCCGTCGCGTCCGACGTGGGGTATCACTCCACCGGCATGGCGATGCGGGACTACGGCGACGCCTTCGAGCCGCTCGTCTCCCTGTACGGGACCGACGTCGCGCTGGAAGAGCGGGCTCGGTACGTCGAAGCCGACGAGACGCCGGCGCTGGAGGGCGAGACGCTTCCGGGGAGCGGCGCGAATGCTGACGAACCAGGTACAGCGGAGCAGCATCTCGACGAGCCTGACGACGGCGCCTGA
- a CDS encoding RNA 2'-phosphotransferase, with protein MPEVRRCSSHGFHEGDRCPVCGNVGEPVIDAERRRRLSKYLSGALRHFPDDAGIDLDERGWTARPGLVDAARRQYDWADDAAVAAVVATDPKGRFEVDDDRVRAAYGHSVPVELEPSDAPIPDVLYHGTAPDSVEAILSEGIRPMSRQLVHLSGSVAEAVEVGARHAADPEVLRVDAAGMVAKGHRITKRGNGVFTADRVPPEYVERRD; from the coding sequence GTGCCCGAGGTTCGTCGCTGCTCGTCGCACGGGTTTCACGAGGGAGATCGCTGTCCGGTCTGTGGTAACGTCGGTGAGCCAGTCATCGACGCCGAGCGCCGACGTCGCCTCTCGAAGTACCTGAGCGGCGCGCTCCGACACTTTCCCGACGACGCGGGGATCGATCTCGACGAGCGCGGCTGGACCGCCCGGCCTGGCCTCGTCGACGCGGCCCGACGCCAGTACGACTGGGCCGACGACGCCGCGGTTGCTGCAGTGGTCGCCACCGATCCGAAGGGACGCTTCGAAGTGGACGACGACCGGGTCCGAGCCGCGTACGGTCACTCCGTCCCGGTCGAACTGGAACCCAGCGACGCGCCAATTCCGGACGTGCTCTACCACGGGACTGCACCCGACTCTGTGGAGGCGATCCTGTCGGAGGGAATCCGGCCGATGTCTCGGCAACTCGTTCACCTCTCGGGCTCGGTCGCCGAAGCGGTCGAGGTCGGCGCTCGCCACGCGGCGGATCCGGAAGTGCTGCGGGTGGACGCGGCCGGCATGGTCGCCAAGGGCCATCGAATCACGAAGCGAGGGAACGGCGTCTTCACCGCCGATCGGGTTCCACCGGAGTACGTCGAGCGGCGGGACTGA
- a CDS encoding dihydrodipicolinate synthase family protein, with product MSDLQTALTGETPPLVTPFDADGNVDHDALAAVVDHVESNGVTGLFPCGTTGEFASLTDEEQLAVTETVVEVSSPDIPVVAGVSATAIDDAVAKAEAAATAGADAAVLTPPFFHTSDDQTGIEEFFATVADRSPLPIILYNIPVYVGTSLDTETVASLAERPDVIGVKDSSGDLDYTLDLLRETPDDFLVLQGWDTLLVPGLRMGIDGGVNALANVVPEVFAVLVDEPESERARAASDAIADLFDVCLDVGFATASKAALVQRGVIDSDAVRPPLSAVPESAYDRIDEAVDDARDAI from the coding sequence ATGTCCGATCTCCAGACTGCGCTGACCGGCGAGACGCCGCCGCTCGTGACGCCATTCGACGCCGACGGGAACGTTGACCACGACGCACTGGCTGCCGTCGTCGACCACGTCGAATCCAACGGCGTGACCGGGCTCTTCCCCTGTGGGACGACCGGCGAGTTCGCGAGCCTGACCGACGAGGAACAACTCGCCGTGACCGAAACCGTCGTCGAGGTGAGCAGTCCGGACATTCCCGTCGTCGCCGGCGTCTCGGCTACGGCGATCGACGACGCCGTCGCGAAGGCCGAGGCCGCCGCCACGGCCGGCGCTGACGCCGCCGTCCTCACGCCGCCATTCTTCCACACGTCCGACGACCAGACCGGCATCGAGGAGTTCTTCGCGACCGTCGCCGACCGCTCGCCGCTCCCGATTATCCTCTACAACATCCCGGTCTACGTCGGGACCTCGCTCGATACTGAGACCGTCGCGAGCCTCGCCGAGCGCCCCGACGTGATCGGCGTCAAGGACTCCAGCGGCGACCTCGACTACACGCTCGACCTCCTGCGGGAGACGCCAGACGACTTCCTCGTCCTCCAGGGCTGGGACACGCTGCTCGTTCCCGGTCTCCGGATGGGCATCGATGGCGGCGTCAACGCCCTCGCAAACGTCGTCCCAGAGGTCTTCGCCGTGCTCGTCGACGAGCCAGAGAGCGAGCGCGCCAGAGCCGCCAGCGACGCCATCGCCGACCTCTTCGACGTCTGTCTCGACGTGGGTTTCGCGACGGCATCGAAGGCCGCGCTCGTCCAGCGCGGCGTGATCGACAGCGACGCGGTTCGGCCACCCCTGAGCGCGGTCCCCGAGTCGGCGTACGACCGGATCGACGAGGCCGTCGACGACGCACGCGACGCGATCTAA